A genomic region of Methanothermobacter sp. CaT2 contains the following coding sequences:
- a CDS encoding 2-isopropylmalate synthase, protein MYIEEVKGEMNLPENVRIFDTTLRDGEQTPGVALTVEEKTGIARKLDALGVDTIEAGFPAASPGEMNSIRRIVELGLEANICGLARVLREDIDAAIDCGVDYIHTFIGTSPLHREYKLKMSPDEIIDRAVFGVEYAAEHGLKVEFSAEDATRTEFDYLVEVYRAAEDAGAEIINVPDTVGVMIPRAMNHLVSRLKEELRVPISVHCHNDFGLAVANSLAAVEAGASQVHATVNGLGERAGNAALEEVVMALITRYDLPVDIRTVELVNISEFVSKITGVRMPPNKAIVGENAFAHEAGIHVHGVLEKAETYEPITPEMVGHKRRIVLGKHTGANALRSKLQEYGIEMKEEQFCTLYEQVKRLGDKGKRITDADLRAMAVTILGKASREIVKLEGIAVMTGESVMPTATVKLRIGDEVKTTSMTGVGPVDAAINAIQSLVSETADIELDEYNIEAITGGTNALAEVFVVMSDGEGNKATGRSTREDIVMASVEAVLDAINKILSLK, encoded by the coding sequence ATGTACATAGAAGAGGTTAAAGGAGAAATGAATCTCCCGGAGAATGTCAGGATATTTGACACAACACTGAGGGATGGTGAACAGACACCTGGAGTGGCCCTCACAGTGGAGGAAAAGACGGGTATAGCAAGGAAGCTCGACGCCCTTGGAGTCGATACAATCGAGGCAGGGTTCCCTGCAGCATCTCCAGGTGAAATGAACTCCATAAGGAGAATAGTTGAACTCGGACTTGAAGCAAATATCTGTGGTTTGGCAAGGGTGCTCCGTGAGGACATAGACGCGGCAATAGACTGTGGAGTTGATTACATACACACCTTCATAGGGACATCACCACTCCACCGGGAATACAAGCTCAAAATGTCCCCTGATGAGATAATAGACAGGGCGGTCTTTGGAGTGGAATATGCGGCTGAACATGGCCTGAAGGTTGAGTTCTCTGCGGAGGATGCAACAAGGACTGAATTTGATTACCTGGTTGAGGTATACCGTGCAGCCGAGGATGCCGGTGCCGAGATCATAAACGTCCCGGATACCGTCGGGGTCATGATACCCCGGGCCATGAACCACCTGGTATCCCGGCTTAAGGAGGAACTCAGGGTACCCATAAGCGTGCACTGTCACAATGACTTCGGCCTGGCAGTCGCCAACTCCCTTGCAGCGGTGGAGGCCGGGGCATCACAGGTACATGCAACAGTGAATGGTCTCGGTGAAAGGGCAGGAAACGCTGCCCTTGAGGAGGTTGTAATGGCCCTCATAACCAGGTATGACCTCCCGGTGGATATAAGAACCGTGGAACTCGTCAACATCTCAGAATTCGTCTCAAAGATAACCGGTGTCAGGATGCCCCCCAACAAGGCCATAGTCGGTGAAAACGCCTTTGCACATGAAGCCGGCATACACGTGCATGGAGTCCTTGAAAAGGCTGAAACCTATGAACCAATAACCCCTGAGATGGTGGGCCACAAGAGGAGGATAGTCCTTGGTAAACACACAGGAGCCAACGCCCTCAGATCAAAGCTCCAGGAATACGGAATAGAGATGAAGGAGGAACAGTTCTGCACACTCTATGAACAGGTCAAGAGGCTTGGAGATAAGGGTAAGAGGATCACGGATGCTGATCTGAGGGCCATGGCCGTCACCATCCTTGGAAAGGCCAGCAGGGAAATAGTGAAGCTGGAGGGCATAGCAGTCATGACAGGGGAGAGTGTGATGCCAACAGCCACAGTTAAGCTCAGAATCGGTGACGAGGTCAAGACAACATCCATGACAGGGGTTGGACCTGTAGATGCTGCAATAAACGCCATACAAAGCCTTGTAAGTGAAACAGCAGACATAGAACTCGATGAATACAACATAGAGGCCATAACTGGTGGTACAAACGCACTTGCAGAGGTCTTCGTTGTCATGAGTGACGGGGAGGGTAACAAGGCCACAGGAAGGTCCACCAGGGAGGACATAGTCATGGCGAGTGTTGAGGCAGTACTGGACGCCATAAACAAGATTCTGAGCCTTAAATAG
- a CDS encoding nitrogenase component 1 produces MGPVSTCKLFGAVRAVTGIKNAVPLIHGPRGCAYHIGYLLTARGGRRIAVASTELSESDVVFGASEKLRDRIIEVDRTRKPDIIVIMSSCATSIIGEDIGRVADETSELVDAELITVSAGGFESSQGEGYEEVMMALIHKFCWRMEPSSKPSVNIIGEFRGGADLREVRESLSLMGVDVNCVLTSGCSIRDMTMIPAGHLNCSFCDVSGIAPCRFLEENFGTPFIHHPIPIGFSNSLRFYREVLGYLNLDYPINEEFSAFIEERDRIRAELEGLRVAVVSGPTRAVALTEFITELRMKPVLVSMDMIGDYTLENLRGVPGLRSEILVGVDVSDIEEAIIRTEPELILGGLAETRISEVSGAPLIDVMHGSSLTAGFRGAVNLGARMCGAVYGDHDCY; encoded by the coding sequence ATGGGGCCAGTTTCAACCTGCAAGCTCTTCGGTGCCGTGAGGGCGGTGACAGGCATAAAAAATGCAGTACCCCTCATCCATGGCCCCAGGGGATGCGCATACCATATAGGCTATCTACTCACAGCCAGGGGCGGGCGGAGGATAGCTGTGGCATCAACAGAACTATCAGAATCAGACGTGGTCTTCGGAGCATCAGAGAAACTCAGGGACAGGATAATAGAGGTTGACAGGACACGAAAACCTGATATCATAGTAATTATGAGTTCCTGTGCAACCAGCATAATCGGAGAGGATATAGGGCGGGTTGCAGATGAGACCTCAGAACTCGTGGACGCGGAGCTCATAACCGTCAGTGCCGGTGGATTTGAATCCAGTCAGGGTGAGGGATATGAGGAGGTGATGATGGCACTCATCCATAAATTCTGCTGGAGGATGGAGCCATCATCTAAGCCTTCAGTCAACATAATAGGTGAATTCAGGGGCGGAGCCGACCTCAGGGAGGTCAGGGAGTCCCTATCATTGATGGGGGTGGATGTGAACTGTGTCCTGACATCAGGATGCAGCATCAGGGACATGACCATGATCCCGGCGGGCCACCTCAACTGCTCCTTCTGTGATGTCTCGGGTATCGCCCCCTGCCGCTTCCTTGAGGAGAACTTCGGGACACCCTTCATCCACCACCCCATCCCCATAGGTTTTTCAAATTCACTCAGATTTTACAGGGAGGTTCTCGGGTATCTCAACCTCGATTATCCCATAAATGAGGAATTCTCAGCTTTTATCGAGGAGAGGGATCGAATAAGGGCTGAACTTGAGGGTCTGAGGGTGGCGGTAGTTTCAGGACCAACAAGGGCCGTTGCACTCACAGAATTCATAACTGAACTGCGGATGAAGCCAGTTCTTGTATCAATGGATATGATAGGTGATTACACACTGGAAAACCTTAGAGGGGTGCCTGGATTGAGGTCAGAGATACTTGTCGGGGTCGATGTTTCTGATATTGAGGAGGCCATCATCAGGACTGAACCCGAACTGATACTGGGAGGCCTTGCAGAGACCCGCATATCTGAGGTTTCAGGGGCACCCCTCATCGATGTTATGCATGGATCCAGCCTCACAGCAGGTTTCAGGGGGGCTGTTAACCTTGGTGCTAGAATGTGCGGGGCTGTTTATGGGGATCATGATTGTTATTAA
- the albA gene encoding DNA-binding protein Alba yields MSEENVVYIGNKPVMNYVLAVVTQMNGGTSEVILKARGRAISRAVDVAEIVRNRFIPDIQIENIDICTEEIIGNEGTATNVSAIEIQLRKD; encoded by the coding sequence ATGTCAGAGGAGAATGTAGTATACATCGGAAACAAGCCTGTAATGAACTATGTTCTGGCCGTGGTTACTCAGATGAACGGTGGGACCAGTGAAGTGATCCTTAAAGCCCGTGGAAGAGCCATAAGCCGGGCTGTTGACGTTGCAGAGATTGTAAGGAACCGCTTCATACCAGACATACAGATAGAGAACATCGACATATGCACAGAGGAGATCATTGGTAACGAGGGAACCGCTACCAATGTTTCAGCAATAGAAATTCAGCTCCGAAAGGATTAA
- a CDS encoding pyridoxamine 5'-phosphate oxidase family protein, protein MFRTLIIYESTYGSTEEVASKTGMILGPSRCCRVPEFQEPFRDFEFFVIGSGVYRGRMHPRITDFIRENPWLREKPVALFSVSLSREDGLRAIKEVEDLIGGSIYSRALGGRMKLGELSEEDLADLQAFSEVTGIELSDVDLLDKGEVTEFALELRDIRDSLMTSIDEGELRGFIDEFLRSHNTCTLATCHGGQPRATPLEYIYDGDSLLIISEGGEKFAGLPENERVSVAVYEDYTSMSDLAGMQITGAASILHGKDAEHVYKLRGLNPDAVKDLNIDMNVIRIDIMKVEFLNSKFRDLSACPKQVLWVKKE, encoded by the coding sequence ATGTTCAGGACACTCATAATCTATGAGAGCACCTATGGGTCCACAGAGGAGGTTGCATCTAAAACCGGGATGATACTTGGACCATCGAGGTGCTGCAGGGTCCCTGAATTCCAGGAGCCCTTCAGGGACTTTGAATTCTTTGTAATTGGATCCGGTGTCTACCGGGGGAGAATGCACCCACGAATAACTGATTTTATAAGGGAAAACCCATGGCTCAGGGAGAAACCCGTGGCACTCTTCTCAGTTTCCCTGAGTAGAGAGGATGGTCTGAGAGCCATTAAGGAAGTTGAAGATCTTATCGGAGGTAGCATATATTCCCGGGCGCTTGGTGGACGTATGAAACTCGGCGAACTTTCAGAGGAGGACCTTGCTGATCTCCAGGCGTTCTCTGAGGTCACCGGTATTGAGTTGAGTGACGTTGATCTCCTGGATAAAGGGGAGGTCACTGAATTTGCACTTGAACTGAGGGACATCCGTGACTCCCTCATGACCTCCATTGATGAGGGTGAACTCCGTGGATTCATTGACGAATTCCTCAGATCACACAACACCTGCACCCTTGCAACCTGCCATGGAGGACAGCCACGGGCCACACCCCTTGAGTACATATATGATGGGGATTCCCTCCTCATAATCAGTGAGGGTGGTGAGAAATTTGCAGGTCTCCCCGAGAATGAACGGGTTTCAGTTGCAGTATACGAGGACTACACATCCATGAGCGACCTTGCAGGGATGCAGATAACGGGTGCTGCCAGCATACTCCATGGAAAGGATGCTGAACATGTTTATAAGCTGAGGGGTCTCAACCCGGATGCAGTGAAGGATCTGAACATTGATATGAATGTCATAAGGATTGATATCATGAAGGTTGAATTCCTCAACAGTAAATTCAGGGACCTCTCAGCATGCCCAAAGCAGGTCCTCTGGGTTAAAAAAGAGTAA
- a CDS encoding PQQ-binding-like beta-propeller repeat protein — MMRKGLIAALIILGMILSPVSAADWPVFHGDEQHTGYAKEPSDFSAKTWYLSIGGIKSSPAIFNKVAYIGSLDGRLYAVNLETGSVVWSYKTEGAIVSSPVVVNGTVFVGSWDGYLYAIDTDTGDLEWKFKTGNRIESSPAVSGDTVYIGSDDCRVYAVDRDDGSKKWEFYTGDAVKSSPLPVNGTLYVGSFNGKVYALSESDGNEVWSYTSGDAIRSSPAFWNGTVYVGSDDGNIYALSESDGNVIWKYSLGDRVYSSPSVDTEENSVFIGCDDGNITSLDTRTGALKWSFHTGAPVRSTPALFENMIAVGSDDGTLYILNKYSGREEWSYSPGYYLFSSPVSSSPVVYGKTVYFATENGYIYALDSKKKEAPTSVFAYYIIAVILVIAGAVIGLRKVAGRR; from the coding sequence ATGATGAGAAAAGGTTTAATCGCGGCACTCATAATCCTTGGGATGATCCTCAGTCCTGTATCAGCAGCTGACTGGCCGGTATTCCATGGAGACGAACAGCACACAGGTTATGCAAAGGAGCCAAGCGACTTCTCTGCAAAGACATGGTACCTCTCCATTGGGGGTATAAAGTCATCCCCGGCCATATTCAACAAGGTGGCCTACATAGGATCCCTTGATGGGAGGCTCTATGCAGTGAACCTTGAGACCGGGTCCGTGGTCTGGAGCTACAAAACAGAGGGTGCCATCGTCTCATCGCCGGTGGTTGTAAATGGGACCGTATTTGTGGGTTCCTGGGATGGATACCTCTATGCAATAGACACAGACACCGGAGACCTTGAATGGAAATTCAAAACAGGTAACAGGATAGAATCATCACCTGCAGTGAGCGGGGACACCGTCTATATTGGATCTGATGACTGCAGGGTATACGCTGTGGACAGAGACGATGGCTCCAAGAAGTGGGAGTTCTACACCGGGGACGCCGTTAAATCATCACCCCTCCCTGTGAATGGCACCTTATATGTGGGTTCATTCAATGGTAAGGTATACGCCCTCTCAGAATCCGACGGGAACGAAGTATGGAGTTACACGTCAGGGGACGCCATAAGATCCTCACCAGCCTTCTGGAATGGGACAGTCTATGTGGGGTCAGATGACGGGAACATCTACGCCCTATCAGAGTCAGATGGGAATGTGATCTGGAAGTACAGCCTCGGCGACCGTGTATATTCCTCCCCATCAGTTGACACAGAGGAGAACAGTGTCTTCATTGGATGCGATGACGGGAACATCACATCCCTGGACACCAGGACCGGTGCCCTGAAATGGTCATTCCATACCGGTGCCCCTGTACGTTCAACACCGGCTCTCTTTGAGAACATGATAGCGGTGGGATCAGATGACGGGACACTCTACATCCTCAACAAGTACAGTGGCAGGGAGGAGTGGAGCTACTCCCCAGGCTACTACCTCTTCAGCTCACCTGTGAGTTCCTCTCCAGTGGTCTACGGCAAGACAGTCTACTTTGCAACCGAAAACGGATACATATACGCCCTTGACTCCAAGAAGAAGGAGGCTCCTACCTCAGTATTCGCCTACTACATCATTGCAGTGATCCTTGTAATCGCCGGAGCTGTTATCGGACTCAGGAAGGTTGCAGGAAGAAGATAA
- a CDS encoding ABC transporter permease has translation MEMKKVMWMLKKDLIVLWRHKPRLISIILFPILMITLFGYGMGGTLENIPVVIVEQSSGPVTDQTVDAMRNMSLYDIKDILKDPEIARDMVDAGEVKAAIILPPNYDNLTSSEPTVVMYLDSSDQLASQALVPATQALFSKLSGQLAVERMQGTSMNAQNSTPSSGFQSMVSTINLQIDRIYGDVKYMDFLVPAILAMTIMFSCMFGMGQSIAGERERGELARLFMTPTSVATVVGGKIISKLVIESGRALLLLFIAILLFGIKINGSMLLTVLLLILTALCFVGFGIMISARVGTQEDYMQMVMPFAMPMMFVSGVFYPIETMPWIFQKIAYVVPLTYANNALRAVMLKGAGAGDIMVNLLVLGGFTLLFFAMGVTRFNRDI, from the coding sequence ATGGAAATGAAAAAGGTTATGTGGATGCTTAAGAAGGACCTGATAGTCCTCTGGAGGCACAAACCGCGCCTCATATCCATCATACTGTTCCCCATACTGATGATAACCCTCTTCGGTTATGGTATGGGCGGTACCCTTGAGAATATACCCGTGGTTATAGTGGAACAGAGCAGCGGTCCGGTGACAGACCAGACCGTTGATGCCATGAGGAACATGAGCCTCTATGATATAAAGGATATCCTGAAGGACCCGGAGATCGCCAGGGATATGGTGGACGCCGGGGAGGTCAAGGCAGCCATAATACTGCCACCTAACTATGATAACCTCACATCATCGGAGCCCACCGTGGTCATGTACCTTGACTCCTCGGATCAGCTGGCAAGCCAGGCCCTTGTACCGGCAACACAGGCCCTCTTCAGCAAGCTATCCGGGCAGCTTGCTGTGGAGAGGATGCAGGGCACATCCATGAATGCACAGAATTCAACTCCAAGTTCAGGTTTCCAGAGCATGGTCAGCACCATAAACCTCCAGATTGACAGAATCTACGGGGACGTCAAGTACATGGACTTCCTTGTGCCCGCCATACTGGCCATGACCATAATGTTCTCCTGCATGTTTGGAATGGGTCAGTCCATTGCGGGTGAACGGGAAAGGGGAGAGCTTGCAAGGCTCTTCATGACCCCCACAAGTGTAGCCACAGTTGTGGGAGGTAAGATAATCTCAAAGCTTGTGATAGAAAGTGGAAGGGCCCTTCTCCTGCTCTTCATTGCAATTCTTCTCTTCGGTATCAAGATAAATGGTAGCATGCTCCTGACGGTCCTGCTACTGATACTGACGGCCCTCTGCTTTGTCGGCTTTGGTATAATGATATCAGCCAGGGTGGGGACCCAGGAGGACTACATGCAGATGGTCATGCCCTTCGCCATGCCCATGATGTTCGTATCAGGGGTGTTCTACCCCATTGAGACCATGCCCTGGATATTCCAGAAGATAGCCTACGTAGTCCCCCTCACCTATGCCAACAATGCCCTCCGGGCAGTCATGCTAAAGGGCGCCGGTGCTGGGGACATAATGGTTAACCTCCTTGTGCTTGGTGGATTCACCCTCCTGTTCTTTGCGATGGGTGTTACCCGTTTCAACAGGGACATTTAA
- a CDS encoding DrrA-related ABC transporter ATP-binding protein — translation MKYAIETFDLTKVYGDFKAVDSLNMKIEKNSIFGFLGPNGAGKTTTIKMLTCLIPPSSGTARVAGYDILKNPDEVRQQIGMVPQKVSLYEDLTARENVEMCADFYGMPEDLKESRIEELMELVDIKYAADKPVGQMSGGQQQKVSLVASLIHQPDILFLDEPTIGLDPTTKRVLWDLIDELNSSGHTIILCSHDMYEVELLCDYVGIINQGVLAAFDTPQGLKDTVIKEEESLRAKEIGGILDRIDKETPESERRAIQEIKKSERICAGKEISMLIVNLTDDLLSELEALPVTLDVKKHHTGRIILELDETCETAVNDVLAAVIRNNARITSISTKDPSLEDVFMKVTGR, via the coding sequence ATGAAATATGCGATAGAAACCTTCGATCTCACAAAGGTCTACGGGGACTTCAAGGCGGTGGACAGCCTGAACATGAAGATAGAGAAGAACTCCATCTTTGGTTTCCTGGGGCCCAACGGGGCCGGGAAGACAACAACCATAAAGATGCTCACATGTCTCATCCCGCCAAGCTCAGGGACCGCCAGGGTTGCAGGTTATGATATACTCAAAAACCCCGATGAGGTCCGGCAGCAGATAGGCATGGTTCCCCAGAAGGTAAGCCTATACGAGGACCTCACAGCAAGGGAAAACGTGGAGATGTGCGCAGACTTCTATGGCATGCCCGAGGATCTGAAGGAATCAAGGATAGAGGAGCTCATGGAACTTGTGGACATAAAATACGCTGCAGACAAGCCAGTCGGGCAGATGTCAGGTGGCCAGCAGCAGAAGGTGTCACTGGTTGCAAGCCTCATACATCAACCAGACATCCTCTTCCTGGACGAACCAACAATCGGCCTGGACCCGACAACCAAGCGGGTGCTCTGGGACCTCATAGACGAACTGAACAGCAGCGGTCACACCATCATACTCTGCTCCCACGACATGTACGAGGTGGAACTCCTCTGTGACTACGTGGGGATAATAAATCAGGGCGTTCTTGCCGCCTTTGACACTCCACAGGGGCTCAAGGACACAGTGATAAAGGAGGAGGAATCCCTCAGAGCAAAGGAGATCGGTGGGATACTGGACAGGATCGACAAGGAGACGCCTGAATCCGAGAGAAGGGCCATCCAGGAGATCAAGAAATCAGAGAGGATATGTGCCGGTAAGGAGATAAGCATGCTCATTGTGAACCTCACAGATGATCTACTATCTGAACTGGAAGCCCTACCGGTTACACTGGACGTTAAGAAGCACCATACAGGAAGGATAATCCTTGAACTCGATGAAACATGCGAAACTGCCGTTAATGATGTTCTGGCGGCTGTTATAAGGAACAACGCCAGGATAACCTCAATTTCAACAAAGGACCCCTCACTCGAGGACGTATTTATGAAGGTTACAGGGAGGTAA
- a CDS encoding PadR family transcriptional regulator gives MCAEEGPLTGEGGEFDEKIIKSFMRGFGKTMILWMISKEKIHGYEIMRRLERFYSFKGMHCKNIKPPGPSVIYPVLHDLERKGLIEGSWEMHGEKRVKYYEITPLGEKTIERIRQIMRDHVSKIWEDFWNDMFPAEREDET, from the coding sequence ATGTGCGCAGAAGAAGGTCCCCTCACCGGTGAGGGGGGTGAATTCGATGAAAAGATAATAAAAAGCTTCATGAGAGGATTTGGAAAGACAATGATCCTCTGGATGATAAGCAAGGAAAAAATACATGGCTACGAGATAATGCGACGCCTTGAAAGATTCTACTCATTCAAGGGCATGCACTGCAAGAACATAAAACCGCCCGGACCCAGCGTAATCTACCCGGTACTCCATGACCTCGAAAGGAAGGGACTGATAGAGGGCAGCTGGGAGATGCACGGTGAGAAAAGAGTGAAATACTATGAGATAACCCCTCTCGGTGAGAAGACGATAGAGAGGATCCGGCAGATAATGAGGGACCATGTATCAAAGATATGGGAAGACTTCTGGAATGACATGTTCCCCGCTGAAAGGGAGGATGAAACATGA
- a CDS encoding sugar phosphate isomerase/epimerase: protein MRLGFSTLALFMEPLENILQKAEDDGFELVELLCEGPYWPRRLLQDGDSLEVFESFDLEVLIHAPTIDLNPASMNRGIREETGRQMVETIELASRIGATTVTTHPGVVHRREDRIRSAALQFALETLGECVEYAEDLSIKFSVENMPGRFSYLCNNPAEHERFVEKCGSYATVDIGHANTTGRLQDFLEIKRTAHYHISDNNGKRDQHLPLGEGTVDLKLLGSIERGVIELNSYDGVIRSRRILEEVVR from the coding sequence ATGAGACTTGGTTTTTCAACCCTGGCGCTTTTCATGGAGCCACTGGAAAACATCCTTCAGAAAGCAGAGGATGACGGTTTTGAACTTGTAGAGCTCCTCTGTGAGGGACCCTACTGGCCAAGAAGGCTACTTCAGGACGGGGATTCCTTGGAAGTCTTCGAGTCCTTCGACCTCGAGGTCCTTATCCACGCACCCACCATAGACCTGAACCCTGCAAGCATGAACCGGGGTATAAGGGAGGAGACAGGGAGGCAGATGGTCGAGACAATTGAACTTGCATCAAGGATAGGTGCAACAACAGTCACAACCCACCCTGGAGTGGTCCACCGGAGGGAGGACAGGATAAGGAGTGCTGCACTCCAGTTCGCACTTGAAACACTTGGTGAATGCGTTGAATACGCAGAGGATCTGTCCATAAAATTCTCAGTCGAAAACATGCCCGGAAGATTCTCCTACCTCTGCAATAACCCTGCAGAACATGAGAGATTTGTTGAAAAATGTGGCTCCTACGCAACGGTTGACATAGGACATGCCAACACTACAGGGCGTCTCCAGGATTTCCTGGAGATCAAAAGAACAGCCCACTATCACATCAGTGACAATAACGGGAAGAGGGACCAGCACCTGCCCCTCGGGGAGGGCACAGTCGATCTTAAACTCCTGGGATCCATAGAGAGGGGTGTGATAGAACTGAACAGCTATGATGGTGTAATCAGGAGCAGAAGAATCCTTGAGGAGGTCGTCCGTTGA
- a CDS encoding TMEM175 family protein: protein MKKKRLEGLVDAIFAIAMTILVLGIDVPTGTMSVPAMDAYIMGLASDLYSYCLSFLLLGVFWWVNHMHFEKLEKVDTGFIWINIVWLMVVVLVPFSTKLTGNYGDLVTPNILFHLNMLTIGLLLSMSWIYTQRNGLMDIGENEYRLILKKNLLMPLAAILALILTPIAPEYSSTAYAVLILKRLL, encoded by the coding sequence ATGAAAAAGAAGAGACTGGAGGGTCTGGTTGATGCCATATTTGCAATCGCCATGACCATACTTGTTCTGGGCATAGATGTGCCCACCGGCACCATGAGTGTTCCGGCAATGGACGCCTACATCATGGGCCTTGCATCTGATTTGTACAGCTACTGTCTCAGTTTCCTCCTCCTCGGCGTCTTCTGGTGGGTTAACCACATGCACTTCGAGAAACTGGAGAAGGTTGACACGGGATTCATATGGATAAACATCGTCTGGCTCATGGTCGTTGTCCTGGTACCATTCTCAACAAAGCTGACAGGTAATTATGGAGACCTTGTAACACCCAATATCCTGTTCCACCTGAATATGCTCACCATAGGTCTTTTATTATCCATGAGCTGGATCTATACCCAGAGGAATGGTTTAATGGATATCGGAGAAAATGAATACCGCTTAATCCTGAAGAAGAATCTTTTAATGCCTCTTGCAGCCATCCTTGCACTCATCTTAACACCCATTGCACCGGAGTACAGCTCCACCGCCTACGCAGTTCTCATATTAAAGAGGCTCCTTTAG
- a CDS encoding DsrE family protein, giving the protein MVDYRVVFHIDEDDESRVLLLISNVRNLMADLESVRIEVVAYSMGVNVLRRDSEYSGDVSELTGQGVRFCACSNTLRASGMDGDDLLEGVDVVSSGVGHIVRRQTEGWAYIRP; this is encoded by the coding sequence ATGGTGGATTACCGTGTGGTCTTCCACATAGATGAGGATGATGAGTCAAGGGTTCTGCTCCTCATCTCCAATGTCAGGAACCTAATGGCTGATCTCGAATCCGTCAGAATAGAGGTTGTGGCTTACTCCATGGGAGTTAATGTCCTCAGAAGGGATTCTGAGTACTCAGGGGACGTATCTGAACTCACAGGTCAGGGTGTCAGGTTCTGTGCATGCTCAAACACCCTCAGGGCATCTGGTATGGATGGGGATGACCTCCTGGAGGGAGTCGATGTTGTATCATCCGGTGTGGGTCATATTGTAAGAAGACAGACAGAGGGATGGGCCTATATAAGGCCCTGA